One genomic region from Cyanobium usitatum str. Tous encodes:
- a CDS encoding NADP-dependent isocitrate dehydrogenase gives MATPSAASFEKLTTPASGTAIRFENGQPIVPNDPIVPFIRGDGTGVDIWPATQKVLDAAVAQAYGGERRIEWFKVYAGDEACDLYGTYQYLPEDTLSAIKQYGVAIKGPLTTPIGGGIRSLNVALRQIFDLYCCVRPCRYYEGTPSPHKRPQDLDVIVYRENTEDIYMGIEWEANDPVCLDLIKHLNEVVIPANGKLGQRQIPAGSGIGIKPVSKHGSQRHIRKAIQHALRLEGDKRHVTLVHKGNIMKFTEGAFRDWGYELASTEFRDVCITERESWILDNVERNPDLSIEANARMIEPGYDSLTPEKKAAIDTEVQGVLDAIGASHGGGKWKQMVLVDDRIADSIFQQIQTRPADYSILATLNLNGDYISDAAAAVVGGLGMAPGANIGDNAAIFEATHGTAPKHAGLDRINPGSVILSGVMMLEFMGWQEAADLITAGLSAAIANGEVTYDLARLMEPPVEPVSCSGFADAVIRHFGGSATV, from the coding sequence ATGGCAACCCCTAGCGCCGCCAGCTTTGAGAAGCTCACCACCCCTGCCAGCGGCACCGCAATTCGCTTCGAAAACGGTCAACCGATCGTGCCCAACGATCCGATTGTTCCCTTCATTCGCGGTGATGGCACGGGCGTAGACATCTGGCCCGCCACCCAGAAAGTGCTGGACGCGGCGGTAGCTCAGGCCTACGGCGGTGAGCGCCGGATTGAGTGGTTCAAGGTGTACGCCGGCGATGAGGCCTGCGACCTCTACGGCACCTATCAATACCTGCCGGAAGACACCCTGAGCGCCATCAAGCAGTACGGCGTGGCGATCAAGGGGCCCCTCACCACACCGATCGGCGGCGGCATCCGCTCCCTCAACGTGGCCCTGCGCCAGATCTTCGATCTCTACTGCTGCGTGCGCCCCTGCCGCTACTACGAGGGCACCCCCAGCCCCCACAAGCGGCCGCAAGACCTAGACGTGATCGTCTATCGCGAAAACACCGAAGACATCTATATGGGGATCGAGTGGGAAGCCAACGATCCGGTGTGCCTCGATCTGATCAAGCACCTCAATGAGGTGGTGATCCCCGCCAACGGCAAGCTGGGCCAGCGCCAGATCCCAGCGGGCTCCGGCATCGGCATCAAGCCCGTGAGCAAGCACGGCAGCCAGCGCCACATCCGCAAGGCGATCCAGCACGCCCTGCGCCTTGAGGGTGACAAGCGCCACGTGACCCTGGTGCACAAGGGCAACATCATGAAATTCACCGAGGGAGCCTTCCGCGACTGGGGCTACGAACTGGCCAGCACCGAATTCCGCGATGTCTGCATCACCGAGCGGGAGAGCTGGATCCTCGACAACGTCGAGCGCAATCCCGACCTGAGCATCGAGGCCAATGCCCGCATGATCGAGCCCGGCTACGACAGCCTCACCCCCGAGAAGAAAGCCGCCATTGATACCGAGGTGCAGGGCGTGCTCGATGCCATCGGCGCCAGCCACGGCGGTGGCAAGTGGAAGCAGATGGTTCTTGTCGACGACCGCATCGCCGACAGCATCTTCCAGCAGATCCAAACCCGCCCCGCCGACTACTCGATCCTGGCCACCCTCAACCTCAACGGCGACTACATCTCCGATGCCGCCGCAGCCGTGGTGGGCGGCCTGGGCATGGCCCCCGGCGCCAACATCGGCGACAACGCTGCGATCTTCGAGGCGACCCACGGCACCGCTCCCAAGCACGCCGGCCTCGATCGCATCAACCCCGGCTCGGTGATCCTCAGCGGCGTGATGATGCTCGAATTCATGGGCTGGCAGGAGGCCGCCGACCTGATCACCGCGGGCCTGAGCGCCGCCATCGCCAACGGCGAGGTGACCTACGACCTAGCCCGGCTGATGGAGCCGCCTGTGGAGCCGGTGAGCTGCAGTGGCTTTGCTGATGCTGTGATCCGCCACTTCGGGGGCTCAGCGACAGTATAA
- a CDS encoding glycosyltransferase — protein MINASLQNSKIFVSVSPQYKGRKFAVLQGNFYIQPLPTNQSPANTAAKEFAIFKTSILLLPDQSQATIPSESGAVASHGINALRLWSLANGKTFHVNLSNPDHPASVIVADDMPILAPVEGAWEFTAMMACHRGLGKLELAWQQGNRKQVRYIHFSPTYKGGKHARSFQLVKERIQLKEGPATFSLRINHNGFVPDQRKRDDALYLIANPTLSSPQCLTNQSEATIPRIARGNNSPIENGDTYVASVVPFASPEDSPISIQWEDGRLEQLFSPLQGQLKLAEDYGHLIKVEASSSGTFCLYINKQFSSMLKLNAGINAVNLPTQWLRGEPILVEIRDASGSQIYLAHPVLAPRHLTPADLLLQETKRPFPTDLTCRANHRYQALRAHLRHPIPGISQDALLQALDTLDADYATLQLKPLNFPEVANPEVSVVIPAHNKVEATYYALAALLLAHNNTSFEVILVDDGSSDETAEIEELVSGIRVIRNAEPLRFIKACNKGASEARGTYVVLLNNDTEVTLGWLDALVDAFQRFDGVGAVGSKLLYPDGTLQDAGGIIWGSGNPWNYGNKQNPWDPRFCYTRQVDYLSGAALMTTKAIWDEVGGLSSYLEPMYFDDTDFSFKIREAGYKTYFVPSSVVYHFEGTTSGTDTSSGFKKYQEVNRPKFKRRWAKAFSRHGEEGVNPDLEKDRGISGRILFIDYTTPRQDQDAGSYAAIREIELVQALGYKVTFLPQNLGFFGNYTEELQRMGVEVITAPFYLSLAAFLEDRAKEFDAAYITRYNVAADTVHLIREFSPKTRIILNNADLHFLRALRAAISEGDEAKLEAMHDIREQELAMMRSVDLVLSYNEVEHVVISSHTDGAVKVMTCPWVVDIPETVAPLAGRAGLSFLGSFKHHPNAEGVQWFCREVMPQLDAQQLKLSIYGSGMDDDIKELASDWIDPVGYIEDVADAYQRHRVFVAPLLSGAGIKGKVLNALAYGIPTVLTPTAAEGIGLRHGHDCLIAKTPEEWVEGIARLCQDDDLWASISHAARGYAASQFSFAAGRLKMKAAFEAVDLFSHTHD, from the coding sequence ATGATTAACGCTAGCCTGCAGAATAGCAAAATATTTGTATCAGTTTCACCCCAGTACAAGGGGCGAAAATTTGCAGTTTTACAAGGCAACTTTTACATACAGCCACTGCCAACGAATCAATCCCCCGCAAACACAGCGGCAAAAGAATTCGCAATATTCAAAACATCTATTTTGCTACTGCCAGACCAGTCTCAAGCTACTATTCCGAGCGAAAGCGGAGCCGTTGCCAGTCATGGAATTAATGCTTTAAGACTCTGGTCTTTGGCCAACGGCAAAACTTTCCATGTGAACTTATCTAATCCGGATCATCCAGCGTCTGTGATCGTGGCGGATGACATGCCAATACTCGCCCCCGTCGAAGGCGCCTGGGAATTCACAGCAATGATGGCCTGCCATCGAGGCCTAGGGAAACTTGAATTGGCATGGCAGCAAGGCAACCGGAAACAGGTCCGATATATCCATTTTAGCCCCACATATAAGGGCGGCAAGCACGCGCGCAGTTTTCAGTTGGTTAAAGAGCGAATCCAGCTCAAGGAAGGCCCTGCAACATTCAGCCTGAGGATCAATCACAACGGCTTTGTGCCCGATCAGAGAAAGCGCGACGACGCACTCTATTTAATCGCCAACCCAACGCTGAGCTCCCCTCAATGCCTGACCAATCAGAGTGAGGCCACTATCCCTCGCATCGCAAGGGGAAATAATAGCCCAATCGAGAATGGCGATACCTATGTGGCTTCCGTCGTTCCCTTTGCCTCGCCTGAAGACAGCCCGATCTCTATTCAATGGGAGGACGGAAGACTAGAACAGCTCTTCTCGCCACTGCAAGGCCAATTAAAACTTGCCGAAGATTACGGCCACCTTATCAAGGTAGAAGCCAGCAGTTCTGGCACCTTTTGCCTTTATATCAACAAGCAATTCAGCTCCATGCTGAAACTGAATGCAGGTATTAATGCCGTGAATCTGCCAACGCAGTGGCTGCGTGGAGAACCGATTCTGGTGGAAATCCGCGATGCCTCGGGTAGCCAGATCTATCTTGCCCACCCGGTTCTGGCACCGCGGCATCTCACCCCTGCCGATCTGCTGCTCCAGGAAACCAAGCGCCCGTTCCCCACAGACCTCACCTGCCGGGCCAATCACCGCTACCAAGCGCTGCGGGCCCATCTGCGCCATCCCATCCCCGGCATCAGCCAGGACGCGCTGCTGCAAGCGCTGGACACACTGGATGCCGACTACGCCACCTTGCAGCTCAAGCCGCTGAACTTCCCAGAGGTAGCAAATCCTGAAGTTTCTGTGGTGATTCCTGCTCACAACAAGGTGGAGGCCACCTACTACGCCTTAGCGGCACTGCTGCTGGCCCACAACAACACCAGCTTTGAGGTGATTCTTGTGGACGATGGCTCCAGCGATGAAACCGCAGAGATTGAAGAGCTGGTGAGTGGGATCAGGGTGATCCGCAATGCGGAGCCGCTGCGCTTCATCAAGGCCTGCAACAAGGGTGCGAGCGAGGCTCGCGGCACCTATGTGGTGTTGCTTAACAACGACACCGAGGTAACGCTTGGCTGGCTGGATGCCTTAGTGGATGCGTTTCAGCGCTTTGATGGCGTGGGAGCCGTGGGCTCTAAGTTGCTGTATCCCGATGGCACCCTGCAAGACGCTGGGGGAATCATCTGGGGCTCTGGCAATCCCTGGAACTACGGGAACAAGCAGAATCCGTGGGATCCGCGCTTCTGCTACACGCGCCAGGTGGACTACCTGTCCGGTGCAGCCCTGATGACCACCAAGGCGATCTGGGATGAGGTGGGCGGGTTATCGAGTTATCTCGAACCAATGTATTTCGATGACACCGATTTTTCTTTTAAGATACGCGAGGCTGGATACAAGACCTATTTTGTACCCTCGTCTGTGGTGTACCACTTTGAGGGCACTACCAGTGGCACGGACACCAGCTCTGGCTTCAAGAAGTATCAGGAGGTGAACAGGCCGAAGTTCAAGCGGCGCTGGGCGAAGGCCTTTAGCAGACACGGGGAAGAAGGCGTGAACCCCGATCTGGAAAAAGATCGCGGCATCAGCGGCCGCATTCTGTTCATCGATTACACCACCCCGAGGCAAGATCAAGATGCCGGCTCTTACGCCGCCATTCGCGAAATAGAGCTGGTGCAGGCACTGGGCTACAAGGTAACTTTTCTGCCCCAGAACCTGGGCTTCTTTGGCAACTACACCGAGGAGCTGCAGCGCATGGGCGTGGAGGTGATTACCGCACCTTTTTATCTGTCGCTGGCGGCGTTTTTGGAAGATCGCGCCAAGGAATTTGATGCGGCCTATATCACCCGCTACAACGTGGCGGCTGACACGGTGCATCTGATCCGGGAGTTCTCACCGAAGACTCGTATCATCCTCAATAATGCCGATCTGCATTTTCTGCGGGCATTGCGGGCGGCGATCAGCGAAGGCGATGAAGCCAAATTGGAAGCAATGCACGATATCCGGGAGCAGGAGCTGGCGATGATGCGCAGCGTAGATCTGGTGCTCAGTTACAACGAGGTGGAGCATGTGGTGATCAGCTCCCACACCGATGGAGCAGTGAAGGTGATGACCTGCCCGTGGGTTGTCGACATCCCTGAAACCGTGGCACCACTGGCGGGCCGTGCGGGCCTGTCGTTCCTGGGCAGCTTCAAGCACCACCCCAATGCGGAGGGTGTGCAGTGGTTCTGCCGCGAGGTGATGCCCCAGCTGGACGCCCAGCAGCTCAAGCTCTCGATCTATGGCTCAGGCATGGATGACGACATCAAGGAGCTAGCCAGCGACTGGATCGACCCCGTGGGCTACATCGAGGATGTAGCGGATGCCTACCAGCGCCACCGCGTGTTTGTGGCACCGCTCCTGAGTGGTGCGGGCATCAAGGGCAAGGTGCTGAATGCCTTGGCCTATGGCATCCCCACAGTGCTCACACCCACCGCTGCCGAAGGCATCGGCCTACGCCATGGCCATGACTGCCTGATTGCGAAGACACCTGAAGAGTGGGTGGAGGGGATTGCCAGACTTTGTCAAGATGATGACCTATGGGCTTCGATCTCGCATGCTGCTCGGGGCTACGCTGCCAGCCAGTTTTCGTTTGCTGCAGGCAGGCTGAAGATGAAAGCGGCGTTCGAAGCAGTGGATTTGTTCAGCCATACTCATGACTGA
- a CDS encoding sulfotransferase family 2 domain-containing protein, with amino-acid sequence MIINQSVGFAFIHIPKSAGTSVTQFLSRLNSPLDLELGGTVFGENIQPAYAKRYNLRKHSSLAEAQATIAMARPPADMFIFTFVRNPYARLASIFSFLRQWQEYNPDLLLIMRSFTNFQEFVASGLFMRVPGPDGIFRPQCNWLKIDNQVSQDVRYFRIEEVAVAIETIRQELVNRGADVNLLLDPFPQANRSRNKSLDDVLALPDKLVTLINSYYAEDFSAFGYRNAGLTDDGILFDCRSNF; translated from the coding sequence ATGATCATCAACCAGTCGGTCGGGTTTGCCTTTATTCATATTCCTAAGTCTGCTGGAACAAGCGTAACGCAATTCCTTTCTCGATTGAATTCACCATTGGACCTCGAACTTGGTGGAACAGTTTTTGGGGAGAATATTCAACCGGCTTATGCAAAGCGTTACAATCTTCGCAAGCACTCCAGCCTCGCAGAGGCACAAGCCACGATTGCTATGGCACGCCCACCTGCAGATATGTTTATTTTTACTTTCGTGCGGAATCCATATGCACGCCTCGCCTCGATCTTTTCATTTTTACGTCAGTGGCAGGAGTACAATCCTGATTTACTGCTTATAATGAGGTCTTTTACTAACTTTCAGGAATTTGTTGCGTCGGGCTTATTCATGCGTGTTCCTGGCCCAGATGGCATTTTCCGCCCGCAGTGTAATTGGCTCAAGATTGACAACCAGGTATCACAAGATGTTCGGTATTTTAGGATCGAGGAAGTAGCAGTAGCTATCGAGACGATTCGACAAGAACTGGTTAATCGTGGTGCTGATGTAAATCTTTTGCTTGATCCTTTCCCGCAAGCAAACCGATCAAGAAACAAGTCCTTAGATGACGTTCTTGCGCTGCCTGACAAGCTAGTGACTTTAATTAATAGTTATTACGCCGAAGATTTTAGTGCATTTGGCTATCGCAATGCAGGCTTGACGGATGATGGCATTCTTTTTGATTGCAGAAGTAATTTTTAG
- a CDS encoding class I SAM-dependent methyltransferase translates to MFATAGKDDYAKRVIGEKRYFEKLQSFSRLPEMVEWWSAKYLKPRVQEIFGYSGGNSFYLRPIIKAAIGNEHVVVASLGSGDGEVEIALAQELLRQAILNVQIIGFELSKDLASKATNEAEKLRVSHIVAFENADINSSLGSSQFDLIIANQVLHHVVMLEDLLDSCYCALKDDGLLMTRDMIGKNGHQSWPEAKHVVDIIWNEMPDRYKWNVRSGAYAEQFPNTDFSHSGFEGIRSQDILPLINERFGYSHFYAFGGIVERFINRSFGQNYLKTSAEDTQFVDCIQHLNDYLIDSGRITPTQMAAYFTKKKNMGKHWQRRSPEKSVRAIHEPQYISE, encoded by the coding sequence ATGTTCGCAACTGCAGGCAAGGATGACTACGCGAAAAGGGTAATTGGCGAGAAGCGATACTTTGAAAAATTACAAAGTTTTTCTAGACTCCCTGAGATGGTAGAATGGTGGTCTGCAAAGTATCTTAAGCCACGGGTACAAGAGATATTCGGATATTCTGGAGGCAACTCATTTTATTTGCGGCCTATCATTAAGGCCGCCATTGGCAATGAACATGTCGTTGTTGCCAGCCTTGGCTCGGGCGATGGTGAAGTGGAGATCGCTTTAGCTCAAGAACTGCTACGTCAAGCGATATTAAATGTTCAAATTATCGGCTTCGAGCTATCAAAAGACTTGGCATCCAAGGCAACAAATGAAGCCGAAAAGCTGCGGGTCTCGCATATAGTTGCATTTGAAAATGCTGATATCAATTCTTCTCTTGGCTCCTCCCAGTTTGATCTTATTATAGCAAACCAGGTCCTTCATCATGTTGTCATGCTGGAGGATCTCTTGGACTCGTGCTATTGCGCGCTCAAGGATGATGGATTGCTAATGACAAGGGACATGATTGGTAAGAACGGTCACCAAAGTTGGCCCGAAGCAAAACACGTTGTTGACATTATCTGGAACGAGATGCCAGATCGCTACAAGTGGAATGTACGAAGCGGTGCATATGCAGAGCAATTTCCAAATACTGACTTCTCGCATTCTGGATTTGAGGGAATACGGAGCCAAGACATATTGCCGTTAATAAATGAAAGATTCGGGTATTCTCATTTTTACGCTTTCGGTGGAATTGTCGAAAGGTTCATAAACAGATCCTTTGGCCAAAACTACTTAAAAACTTCGGCCGAGGATACGCAGTTTGTGGACTGCATTCAGCATCTCAATGATTATCTAATTGATTCTGGGCGTATCACCCCAACACAAATGGCCGCTTATTTTACAAAGAAGAAGAATATGGGTAAACATTGGCAAAGAAGGTCCCCGGAAAAATCGGTCCGCGCAATACATGAACCGCAATATATCTCTGAATAA
- a CDS encoding DDE-type integrase/transposase/recombinase, whose protein sequence is MGLVQKNQTTSLRLVTTVDQVWATDITYIPLQKGFLYLMAIMDPFSRHVLSWKLSNSLDTEFCLDALKMALSDGRKPEIFYPNQ, encoded by the coding sequence ATGGGTCTTGTCCAGAAAAACCAGACCACCTCACTCCGGCTGGTCACGACTGTGGATCAGGTCTGGGCCACCGACATCACCTACATCCCGCTGCAGAAAGGCTTCCTCTACCTGATGGCGATCATGGATCCCTTCTCCAGGCATGTGCTCAGCTGGAAGCTCTCCAACAGCCTGGACACAGAGTTCTGTCTGGATGCCCTGAAGATGGCGCTCTCTGACGGACGCAAGCCAGAGATCTTCTACCCCAACCAATGA
- a CDS encoding integrase core domain-containing protein produces MASQRTEDIRISWSGRQRCYDNILVERLWRTVKYAEVYLHAYGSGWEAEISLVRFLLRYCHVRPHSSLGGQTPHEVYTETEPCSTSGVNDTGGHICPVKGTHLIVQQLIEELRATDLEKAVISSEDFEYLSQYPKILKGFVSSLREDGFDPVFIVFFRERHAYLTSLAAALANHGATHAMKWYRE; encoded by the coding sequence GTGGCCAGTCAGCGGACTGAGGACATCAGGATCAGCTGGTCAGGAAGGCAGCGCTGCTACGACAACATCCTGGTGGAGAGACTATGGCGCACCGTCAAGTATGCGGAGGTGTACCTGCATGCCTACGGCAGCGGCTGGGAGGCGGAGATCAGTCTGGTGCGCTTCCTGTTGAGGTACTGCCATGTAAGGCCCCATAGCTCGCTGGGAGGCCAAACTCCCCATGAGGTCTACACTGAGACCGAACCGTGTTCCACCTCTGGGGTTAACGATACCGGGGGGCACATCTGTCCAGTAAAAGGCACCCACCTCATTGTGCAACAACTGATTGAAGAACTCCGGGCAACTGATCTTGAGAAGGCAGTGATTTCCTCGGAGGATTTCGAGTACTTATCGCAATACCCAAAGATCCTGAAGGGATTTGTCAGCTCGTTGCGCGAAGACGGCTTCGATCCGGTTTTCATCGTCTTCTTCAGGGAGCGCCATGCATACCTCACAAGTCTTGCCGCCGCCCTAGCCAATCATGGCGCGACGCACGCGATGAAATGGTACAGGGAGTAA